Proteins encoded together in one Staphylococcus aureus window:
- a CDS encoding YibE/F family protein — MFLKYRNLFTKPFNIILGLFCIAFIGAILFTFNNENFYNKPIGQIIDVKHVSSTPTKDAQNNRDIKYKNQLKVKILNGQFAGETTTINHQYVKSQADSEAFRTHEKVLLHISNKPSDAYIIEKKRDTLTVIITGLFLLTVLLVGRKVGLQSILSLILNSIAILIAIYIHIQHSNINLFLLMTIAMICSTILTLLLVTGWHMRTLITIASTIIGTFLSIGLTELIIYMTDGKGIKYETMNFLSLPPKDIFLASVLIGSLGAIMDVAITIASGMHEILQRTPHISMRRWALAGRNIGQDIMGTMTNILLFSYLSGALPMFLIFLKNANTVTYTISMNWSLEIARALTGGIGIVLTIPITILFMEIFETLRRAKQ; from the coding sequence TTGTTTTTGAAATATAGAAATTTATTTACAAAGCCATTTAATATAATTTTAGGTTTGTTCTGCATCGCATTCATTGGTGCTATTTTATTTACATTCAATAATGAGAACTTTTACAACAAACCAATTGGTCAAATTATAGATGTCAAACATGTTTCTTCGACACCTACAAAAGATGCACAAAATAATCGTGATATTAAATATAAAAATCAATTAAAAGTCAAAATATTAAATGGTCAATTTGCTGGAGAAACGACGACGATTAATCATCAGTACGTCAAATCGCAAGCAGATTCTGAGGCATTTCGCACACACGAAAAAGTATTATTACATATTTCTAACAAGCCGAGTGATGCTTATATTATAGAAAAGAAGCGTGATACCTTAACGGTTATCATCACTGGTTTGTTCTTATTAACTGTATTATTGGTTGGTCGCAAAGTCGGACTGCAATCGATTTTATCGTTAATCTTGAATTCTATTGCCATATTAATCGCAATTTACATTCATATTCAACATAGCAATATTAATTTATTCTTACTCATGACCATTGCCATGATCTGTTCAACAATACTCACTTTATTGCTCGTTACAGGCTGGCATATGCGTACACTCATTACCATAGCCAGTACAATTATCGGAACTTTTTTGAGTATAGGTTTAACAGAATTAATCATATATATGACAGATGGTAAAGGCATTAAATATGAAACGATGAACTTTTTATCATTACCACCGAAAGATATCTTCCTAGCCTCAGTGTTAATAGGTTCACTTGGCGCTATTATGGATGTTGCAATTACAATTGCTAGTGGTATGCATGAAATTTTACAGCGTACGCCACACATTTCAATGAGGAGATGGGCGCTTGCTGGGCGAAACATCGGCCAAGATATTATGGGAACAATGACTAACATCTTATTATTCTCATATTTATCCGGTGCACTACCTATGTTTTTAATCTTTTTAAAAAATGCCAATACAGTGACTTATACTATTTCGATGAATTGGTCGTTAGAAATTGCGCGCGCACTAACAGGTGGTATAGGTATCGTACTTACAATTCCTATCACAATATTGTTTATGGAAATATTTGAAACATTAAGGAGGGCGAAACAATGA
- the gltB gene encoding glutamate synthase large subunit, translated as MHNEKLIKGLYDYREEHDACGIGFYANMDNKRSHDIIDKSLEMLRRLDHRGGVGADGITGDGAGIMTEIPFAFFKQHVTDFDIPGEGEYAVGLFFSKERILGSEHEVVFKKYFEGEGLSILGYRNVPVNKDAIAKHVADTMPVIQQVFIDIRDIEDVEKRLFLARKQLEFYSTQCDLELYFTSLSRKTIVYKGWLRSDQIKKLYTDLSDDLYQSKLGLVHSRFSTNTFPSWKRAHPNRMLMHNGEINTIKGNVNWMRARQHKLIETLFGEDQHKVFQIVDEDGSDSAIVDNALEFLSLAMEPEKAAMLLIPEPWLYNEANDANVRAFYEFYSYLMEPWDGPTMISFCNGDKLGALTDRNGLRPGRYTITKDNFIVFSSEVGVVDVPESNVAFKGQLNPGKLLLVDFKQNKVIENNDLKGAIAGELPYKAWIDNHKVDFDFENIQYQDSQWKDETLFKLQRQFAYTKEEIHKYIQELVEGKKDPIGAMGYDAPIAVLNERPESLFNYFKQLFAQVTNPPIDAYREKIVTSELSYLGGEGNLLAPDETVLDRIQLKRPVLNESHLAAIDQEHFKLTYLSTVYEGDLEDALEALGREAVNAVKQGAQILVLDDSGLVDSNGFAMPMLLAISHVHQLLIKADLRMSTSLVAKSGETREVHHVACLLAYGANAIVPYLAQRTVEQLTLTEGLQGTVVDNVKTYTDVLSEGVIKVMAKMGISTVQSYQGAQIFEAIGLSHDVIDRYFTGTQSKLSGISIDQIDAENKARQQSDDNYLASGSTFQWRQQGQHHAFNPESIFLLQHACKENDYAQFKAYSEAVNKNRTDHIRHLLEFKACTPIDIDQVEPVSDIVKRFNTGAMSYGSISAEAHETLAQAMNQLGGKSNSGEGGEDAKRYEVQVDGSNKVSAIKQVASGRFGVTSDYLQHAKEIQIKVAQGAKPGEGGQLPGTKVYPWIAKTRGSTPGIGLISPPPHHDIYSIEDLAQLIHDLKNANKDADIAVKLVSKTGVGTIASGVAKAFADKIVISGYDGGTGASPKTSIQHAGVPWEIGLAETHQTLKLNDLRSRVKLETDGKLLTGKDVAYACALGAEEFGFATAPLVVLGCIMMRVCHKDTCPVGVATQNKDLRALYRGKAHHVVNFMHFIAQELREILASLGLKRVEDLVGRTDLLQRSSTLKANSKAASIDVEKLLCPFDGPNTKEIQQNHNLEHGFDLTNLYEVTKPYIAEGRRYTGSFTVNNEQRDVGVITGSEISKQYGEAGLPENTINVYTNGHAGQSLAAYAPKGLMIHHTGDANDYVGKGLSGGTVIVKAPFEERQNEIIAGNVSFYGATSGKAFINGSAGERFCIRNSGVDVVVEGIGDHGLEYMTGGHVINLGDVGKNFGQGMSGGIAYVIPSDVEAFVENNQLDTLSFTKIKHQEEKAFIKQMLEEHVSHTNSTRAIHVLKHFDRIEDVVVKVIPKDYQLMMQKIHLHKSLHDNEDEAMLAAFYDDSKTIDAKHKPAVVY; from the coding sequence ATGCACAATGAGAAATTAATTAAAGGCTTATATGACTATCGTGAGGAACATGATGCGTGTGGTATTGGTTTTTATGCGAATATGGATAATAAAAGGTCTCACGACATCATTGATAAATCGCTTGAAATGTTGCGACGCTTAGATCACAGGGGCGGGGTCGGCGCAGATGGCATCACTGGTGATGGCGCAGGTATTATGACTGAAATACCTTTTGCATTTTTCAAACAACATGTAACGGACTTTGATATCCCAGGTGAAGGTGAATATGCCGTGGGGTTATTTTTTTCCAAAGAACGCATTTTAGGTTCTGAACATGAAGTAGTTTTTAAAAAATATTTTGAAGGCGAAGGGTTATCAATTCTTGGTTATCGTAATGTACCAGTTAATAAAGATGCCATTGCTAAACATGTAGCAGATACGATGCCAGTCATTCAACAAGTGTTTATTGATATTAGGGACATTGAAGATGTTGAAAAGCGTTTGTTTTTAGCGAGAAAACAATTAGAGTTCTATTCGACTCAGTGCGATTTAGAATTGTATTTTACGAGCTTATCACGCAAAACAATTGTATATAAAGGTTGGTTACGATCAGACCAAATTAAAAAACTATATACAGATTTATCGGATGATTTATATCAATCAAAGCTAGGGTTAGTGCATTCGAGATTTAGTACGAATACATTCCCGAGTTGGAAAAGGGCACATCCTAACCGTATGTTAATGCATAATGGTGAGATTAACACGATTAAAGGTAATGTAAACTGGATGCGAGCACGCCAACATAAATTAATCGAAACATTATTTGGCGAGGATCAACATAAAGTGTTTCAAATTGTCGATGAGGATGGTAGTGACTCTGCCATTGTAGATAATGCGCTAGAGTTCTTATCGTTAGCCATGGAGCCAGAAAAGGCAGCGATGTTACTCATACCTGAACCTTGGTTATATAATGAAGCGAATGATGCAAATGTACGTGCGTTTTATGAATTTTATAGTTATTTAATGGAACCGTGGGATGGTCCTACAATGATTTCGTTCTGTAACGGTGACAAACTTGGCGCGCTTACAGATAGAAATGGATTACGTCCAGGTCGTTATACGATTACTAAAGATAACTTTATTGTCTTTTCATCTGAAGTGGGTGTTGTGGACGTACCTGAAAGTAATGTTGCTTTTAAAGGTCAATTGAATCCTGGAAAGTTATTGCTTGTTGATTTTAAACAGAATAAAGTCATTGAAAATAATGATTTAAAAGGTGCGATTGCTGGAGAATTACCATATAAAGCGTGGATTGATAACCATAAAGTTGACTTTGATTTTGAAAATATACAATATCAAGATTCGCAATGGAAAGATGAGACGTTATTTAAATTACAACGTCAGTTTGCATACACGAAAGAAGAGATTCATAAGTATATTCAGGAACTTGTAGAAGGTAAGAAGGATCCTATCGGTGCAATGGGATATGATGCGCCAATTGCAGTGTTGAACGAGCGACCAGAATCACTATTTAATTACTTTAAACAGCTGTTTGCACAAGTTACGAATCCACCAATTGATGCGTATCGTGAAAAAATCGTAACGAGTGAACTTTCTTATTTAGGTGGCGAAGGTAACTTACTAGCACCTGACGAAACGGTTTTAGATCGTATTCAATTGAAAAGGCCGGTATTGAATGAATCACACTTAGCAGCGATTGATCAGGAACATTTTAAATTAACTTATTTATCAACGGTATATGAAGGGGATTTGGAAGATGCGTTAGAAGCATTAGGCCGAGAAGCAGTGAATGCTGTAAAGCAAGGCGCTCAAATTCTAGTGTTAGATGATAGTGGATTAGTTGATAGCAATGGCTTTGCAATGCCGATGTTACTCGCAATAAGTCATGTGCATCAATTACTTATTAAAGCAGATTTACGTATGTCTACAAGTTTAGTCGCTAAATCTGGTGAGACACGAGAAGTGCATCATGTTGCTTGTTTACTCGCATATGGCGCGAATGCAATTGTGCCATACCTAGCGCAACGTACAGTTGAACAACTGACATTGACAGAAGGGTTACAAGGCACCGTTGTCGATAATGTTAAGACATATACGGATGTATTGTCAGAAGGTGTCATTAAAGTAATGGCTAAGATGGGAATTTCGACAGTGCAAAGTTATCAAGGGGCACAAATATTTGAAGCGATTGGCTTGTCTCATGATGTGATTGATCGTTATTTTACTGGGACACAGTCTAAGTTATCTGGTATTTCGATTGATCAAATTGATGCTGAAAATAAAGCACGTCAACAAAGTGATGATAATTATCTTGCATCAGGTAGTACATTCCAATGGAGACAACAAGGTCAACATCATGCTTTTAATCCGGAATCTATTTTCTTATTGCAGCACGCATGTAAAGAAAATGACTATGCGCAATTTAAAGCATACTCTGAAGCGGTGAACAAAAATAGAACAGATCACATTAGACATTTACTTGAATTTAAAGCATGTACACCGATTGACATCGACCAAGTTGAACCGGTAAGTGACATTGTCAAACGCTTTAATACAGGGGCGATGAGTTATGGATCGATTTCAGCGGAAGCACATGAAACGTTAGCACAAGCCATGAACCAATTAGGTGGAAAGAGTAATAGTGGTGAAGGTGGCGAAGATGCAAAACGTTATGAAGTACAAGTTGATGGAAGCAACAAAGTAAGTGCGATTAAACAAGTTGCTTCTGGGCGTTTTGGTGTAACTAGTGATTATTTACAACATGCCAAAGAAATTCAAATTAAAGTTGCGCAAGGTGCAAAGCCTGGTGAAGGTGGTCAATTACCTGGTACTAAGGTATATCCGTGGATTGCGAAGACAAGAGGGTCAACGCCAGGTATCGGTCTGATTTCACCACCGCCACATCATGATATTTATTCAATAGAAGATTTAGCGCAACTGATACATGATTTGAAAAATGCGAATAAAGATGCAGATATCGCGGTAAAATTAGTTTCGAAAACAGGTGTTGGTACCATTGCATCTGGGGTGGCAAAAGCATTTGCAGATAAAATTGTCATCAGTGGTTACGATGGTGGTACAGGGGCTTCACCCAAAACGAGTATTCAGCATGCCGGTGTTCCTTGGGAGATTGGTTTAGCAGAAACACATCAAACATTAAAACTAAATGACTTAAGAAGTCGTGTTAAGTTAGAAACAGACGGTAAGTTATTAACTGGTAAAGATGTAGCGTACGCATGTGCGCTTGGAGCGGAAGAATTTGGATTTGCAACTGCACCATTAGTGGTGTTGGGCTGTATTATGATGCGTGTATGCCATAAAGATACATGTCCAGTAGGAGTTGCAACTCAAAACAAAGATTTACGTGCTTTATATAGAGGTAAAGCACATCATGTTGTTAATTTTATGCATTTTATTGCACAAGAATTAAGAGAAATTTTAGCATCTTTAGGTTTGAAACGTGTAGAAGACTTAGTTGGAAGAACTGATTTATTACAACGATCATCAACATTAAAAGCGAATAGCAAAGCGGCTAGTATTGATGTTGAAAAACTGTTATGTCCTTTCGATGGGCCAAACACAAAAGAAATTCAACAAAATCATAATCTTGAGCATGGATTTGATTTAACAAATTTATATGAAGTAACGAAGCCATATATTGCTGAAGGGCGTCGCTATACAGGTAGCTTTACAGTAAATAATGAACAACGTGATGTAGGGGTTATTACAGGTAGTGAGATTTCGAAACAATATGGAGAAGCAGGACTTCCTGAAAATACAATTAATGTTTATACGAATGGTCATGCTGGTCAAAGTCTTGCAGCATATGCACCGAAAGGCTTAATGATTCATCATACTGGAGATGCGAATGACTATGTTGGTAAAGGATTATCTGGTGGTACGGTCATTGTCAAAGCACCTTTTGAAGAACGACAAAATGAAATTATTGCTGGTAACGTCTCATTCTATGGTGCGACAAGTGGTAAGGCATTTATTAACGGTAGTGCAGGAGAAAGATTCTGTATTAGAAATAGTGGTGTAGATGTTGTCGTTGAAGGTATCGGCGACCATGGATTAGAGTATATGACTGGTGGACATGTCATTAATTTAGGTGATGTAGGTAAGAACTTCGGTCAAGGTATGAGTGGTGGTATTGCTTACGTTATCCCGTCTGATGTAGAAGCTTTTGTTGAAAATAATCAACTAGATACGCTTTCGTTTACAAAGATTAAACACCAAGAAGAAAAAGCATTCATTAAGCAAATGCTGGAAGAACATGTGTCACACACGAATAGTACGAGAGCGATTCATGTGTTAAAACATTTTGATCGCATTGAAGATGTCGTCGTTAAAGTTATTCCTAAAGATTATCAATTAATGATGCAAAAAATTCATTTGCACAAATCATTACATGACAATGAAGATGAAGCGATGTTAGCTGCATTTTACGATGACAGTAAAACAATCGATGCTAAACATAAACCAGCCGTTGTGTATTAA
- the treP gene encoding PTS system trehalose-specific EIIBC component, whose protein sequence is MAVKREDVKAIVTAIGGKENLEAATHCVTRLRLVLKDESKVDKDALSNNALVKGQFKADHQYQIVIGPGTVDEVYKQFIDETGAQEASKDEAKQAAAQKGNPVQRLIKLLGDIFIPILPAIVTAGLLMGINNLLTMKGLFGPKALIEMYPQIADISNIINVIASTAFIFLPALIGWSSMRVFGGSPILGIVLGLILMHPQLVSQYDLAKGNIPTWNLFGLEIKQLNYQGQVLPVLIAAYVLAKIEKGLNKVVHDSIKMLVVGPVALLVTGFLAFIIIGPVALLIGTGITSGVTFIFQHAGWLGGAIYGLLYAPLVITGLHHMFLAVDFQLMGSSLGGTYLWPIVAISNICQGSAAFGAWFVYKRRKMVKEEGLALTSCISGMLGVTEPAMFGVNLPLKYPFIAAISTSCVLGAIVGMNNVLGKVGVGGVPAFISIQKEFWPVYLIVTAIAIVVPCILTIVMSHFSKQKAKEIVED, encoded by the coding sequence ATGGCTGTAAAAAGAGAAGATGTAAAAGCCATCGTAACCGCTATTGGGGGAAAAGAAAATCTTGAAGCTGCAACGCATTGTGTAACACGATTACGTTTAGTGCTGAAGGATGAAAGTAAAGTTGATAAAGACGCATTAAGTAATAACGCGTTGGTCAAGGGGCAGTTTAAAGCAGACCATCAATATCAAATTGTCATTGGTCCAGGAACAGTCGATGAAGTGTATAAGCAGTTTATTGATGAAACAGGTGCTCAAGAAGCTTCGAAAGATGAAGCGAAACAAGCAGCTGCACAAAAAGGGAATCCAGTACAACGTTTGATCAAATTGTTGGGGGATATTTTTATACCAATATTACCTGCGATTGTGACAGCTGGTTTGTTAATGGGAATCAATAATTTACTTACAATGAAAGGTTTATTTGGTCCAAAAGCACTTATTGAGATGTATCCACAAATTGCTGATATTTCAAACATCATTAATGTGATTGCGAGTACGGCATTTATTTTCTTACCAGCATTAATTGGTTGGAGTAGTATGCGTGTATTTGGTGGTAGTCCGATTCTAGGCATAGTCTTAGGTTTGATTTTAATGCATCCGCAATTAGTATCTCAGTATGATTTGGCAAAAGGGAATATTCCGACGTGGAACTTATTTGGCTTAGAGATTAAGCAGTTGAATTACCAAGGTCAAGTGTTGCCAGTTTTAATTGCAGCTTACGTTCTAGCTAAAATTGAAAAAGGATTAAATAAAGTCGTTCACGATTCGATAAAAATGTTGGTCGTTGGACCCGTAGCGCTTTTAGTTACTGGATTTTTAGCATTTATTATCATTGGACCAGTTGCGTTATTGATTGGTACAGGTATTACATCTGGTGTTACATTTATATTCCAACATGCAGGATGGCTTGGCGGAGCAATATATGGATTGTTATATGCACCACTTGTAATTACAGGACTACACCATATGTTTTTAGCAGTAGATTTCCAATTGATGGGTAGCAGCTTAGGCGGTACGTATTTATGGCCAATTGTTGCGATTTCCAATATTTGTCAGGGCTCTGCAGCATTTGGAGCATGGTTTGTCTATAAACGTCGTAAAATGGTTAAAGAAGAAGGCTTGGCATTAACATCTTGTATTTCTGGTATGTTAGGTGTTACTGAACCAGCCATGTTCGGTGTGAACTTACCTCTGAAATATCCATTTATCGCTGCGATATCAACGTCTTGTGTATTGGGGGCAATCGTTGGTATGAATAACGTACTTGGAAAAGTTGGTGTTGGTGGCGTGCCAGCATTCATTTCAATTCAAAAAGAATTTTGGCCAGTATATCTTATTGTGACAGCTATTGCTATTGTTGTACCATGTATACTAACAATTGTGATGTCTCATTTTAGTAAACAAAAAGCGAAAGAAATTGTTGAAGATTAA
- the gltC gene encoding glutamate biosynthesis transcriptional regulator GltC, whose protein sequence is MEIKQLRYFIEVAKREHISETALELNIAQSAISRQITLLEQELNVSLFKKQGRNITLTSEGKLLFNEALRIIEHLDSTIEQFQSHGLTKNKSIYIGYDESDVSHMLLPLIQTFHLQNDTHVIPSLLEHDTIINSVLNGNIDIGFTELTPEIRKHKQLHMLPLFEEHYHLYAPSDDPITMATHPPLIQFEHSHIYCLAPFAETVKKQLRKITKSDVYTISSQPLAQYLLRQKEGYIISSQNIHLPESKSWIDIKLDHTELKRTICAITKEPYTKSDIGILLTLIQQLMTKTSTFH, encoded by the coding sequence ATGGAAATTAAACAATTAAGATATTTTATCGAGGTCGCTAAAAGAGAACATATCTCCGAAACAGCACTTGAACTAAACATTGCTCAATCAGCGATAAGCCGTCAAATTACATTATTAGAACAAGAACTTAATGTGTCTTTATTTAAAAAGCAAGGACGCAATATTACGCTCACATCTGAAGGGAAATTATTATTTAATGAAGCTCTGCGTATTATTGAACATTTAGATAGCACGATTGAACAATTTCAAAGCCATGGATTAACTAAAAATAAAAGTATCTACATTGGCTATGATGAGAGTGACGTATCCCACATGTTACTACCACTTATCCAAACGTTTCATTTACAAAATGATACACATGTCATACCGAGCTTATTAGAACATGACACAATTATAAATAGCGTATTAAATGGGAATATAGACATTGGTTTCACGGAACTTACACCAGAAATACGTAAACACAAACAATTACATATGCTACCTTTATTCGAAGAGCACTATCATTTATATGCGCCTTCAGACGATCCAATTACGATGGCGACACACCCACCATTAATTCAGTTTGAGCATAGTCATATTTATTGCTTGGCACCATTTGCCGAAACTGTAAAAAAACAATTGCGCAAGATTACTAAATCAGATGTATACACAATCAGTAGCCAACCACTTGCGCAGTATCTCCTTCGTCAAAAAGAAGGTTACATCATTTCATCACAAAATATACATTTACCAGAATCTAAATCATGGATAGATATAAAATTAGATCATACTGAATTAAAAAGAACGATATGTGCTATTACAAAGGAGCCTTATACAAAGAGTGATATTGGCATATTATTAACACTTATTCAGCAATTAATGACTAAAACGTCTACATTCCATTAA
- a CDS encoding glutamate synthase subunit beta: protein MGEFKGFMKYDKQYLGELSLVDRLKHHKAYQQRFTKEDASIQGARCMDCGTPFCQTGQQYGRETIGCPIGNYIPEWNDLVYHQDFKTAYERLSETNNFPDFTGRVCPAPCESACVMKINRESIAIKGIERTIIDEAFENGWVAPKVPSRRRDEKVAIVGSGPAGLAAAEELNLLGYQVTIYERARESGGLLMYGIPNMKLDKDVVRRRIKLMEEAGITFINGVEVGVDIDKATLESEYDAIILCTGAQKGRDLPLEGRMGDGIHFAMDYLTEQTQLLNGEIDDITITAKDKNVIIIGAGDTGADCVATALRENCKSIVQFNKYTKLPEAITFTENASWPLAMPVFKMDYAHQEYEAKFGKEPRAYGVQTMRYDVDDKGHIRGLYTQILEQGENGMVMKEGPERFWPADLVLLSIGFEGTEPTVPNAFNIKTDRNRIVADDTNYQTNNEKVFAAGDARRGQSLVVWAIKEGRGVAKAVDQYLASKVCV from the coding sequence ATGGGTGAATTTAAAGGATTTATGAAGTATGACAAACAGTACTTAGGTGAATTATCACTGGTAGACCGTTTGAAGCATCATAAAGCATATCAACAACGATTTACTAAAGAAGATGCCTCTATCCAAGGTGCACGATGTATGGATTGTGGAACGCCGTTTTGTCAAACCGGACAACAGTATGGTAGGGAAACAATAGGTTGTCCAATTGGAAACTACATTCCTGAATGGAACGACTTAGTGTATCATCAAGATTTTAAAACTGCTTATGAACGCTTAAGCGAAACAAATAACTTTCCTGACTTTACAGGGCGTGTATGTCCTGCACCATGCGAAAGTGCTTGTGTGATGAAGATTAATAGAGAATCGATTGCGATTAAAGGTATTGAACGCACAATTATTGATGAAGCTTTTGAAAATGGTTGGGTAGCGCCGAAAGTTCCGAGTCGCCGTAGAGATGAAAAAGTGGCAATCGTTGGAAGCGGTCCAGCAGGATTAGCTGCTGCTGAAGAACTTAATCTACTAGGATATCAAGTAACTATTTATGAACGTGCTAGAGAATCAGGCGGTTTATTAATGTATGGTATTCCGAATATGAAACTTGATAAAGATGTGGTTCGACGTCGTATTAAGTTAATGGAAGAAGCGGGCATTACTTTCATTAATGGTGTTGAAGTCGGCGTTGATATTGATAAAGCAACGTTAGAATCTGAGTATGATGCCATTATATTATGTACTGGTGCACAAAAAGGTAGAGATTTACCTTTAGAAGGACGCATGGGTGATGGTATACATTTCGCTATGGATTATTTAACTGAACAAACGCAGTTGTTAAATGGAGAAATTGATGATATAACAATAACTGCAAAAGATAAGAATGTCATTATCATTGGTGCTGGTGATACAGGGGCAGACTGTGTAGCGACAGCATTAAGAGAAAATTGTAAATCGATTGTTCAATTTAATAAATATACGAAATTGCCAGAAGCAATTACATTTACAGAAAATGCATCATGGCCTTTAGCAATGCCGGTGTTTAAAATGGACTATGCGCACCAAGAGTACGAAGCTAAGTTTGGTAAGGAACCACGTGCATATGGTGTTCAAACAATGCGTTACGATGTTGACGATAAAGGACACATACGTGGTTTGTATACTCAAATTTTAGAGCAAGGCGAAAATGGTATGGTCATGAAAGAAGGACCTGAAAGATTTTGGCCTGCTGACCTTGTATTATTATCAATCGGCTTCGAAGGTACAGAACCAACAGTACCGAATGCTTTTAACATTAAAACGGATAGAAATCGAATCGTGGCGGATGATACAAACTATCAAACTAATAATGAAAAGGTATTTGCTGCTGGAGATGCTAGACGTGGTCAAAGTTTAGTTGTATGGGCAATTAAAGAAGGTAGAGGCGTAGCGAAAGCAGTAGATCAGTATTTAGCTAGTAAAGTTTGTGTATAA